A stretch of DNA from Pseudomonas sp. HN11:
CTTGTTATAGGCGCCACGAATCTTGAACGAGAACACCGGCTGCAAGTCTTCACGCTTGAGCCAGACCTGGTTGCCCAGCCGCTCGGAGAGCTGGCGGGCGGTCTGCAACGGGGTTTCTACGGCAACGTCGTAAACGCGCGAGGTGAGGATCTTTTTGACGTACTGTTCAAGCATCGGCGGGAATCACTGAGCAGGTTAGGCAGGGCCAAGGAGTCTAACCCAGCGTTTGGCCGGGCGACCACACGAATCCCGAGGTTTTGTTGGGTTATACTCGCCGCCCTCGATAACTCCCCGCCCGTTCCGGAGCCCGCATGACCCAGGATCAACTCAAACAGGCAGTGGCCCAGGCCGCTGTCGATTTAATCCTTCCTAAACTCGACGACAAGAGCATCGTCGGTGTCGGCACCGGCTCCACCGCCAACTGCTTCATCGACGCACTGGCCCAGCACAAAGGCGCATTCGACGGCGCCGTGGCCAGTTCCGAAGCCACCGCCGCACGCCTGAAAGGCCATGGCATCCCGGTGTACGAGCTCAACACCGTGAGCAACCTGGAGTTCTACGTCGACGGCGCCGATGAAAGCGACGAACACCTGAACCTGATCAAGGGCGGCGGCGCAGCCCTGACCCGCGAGAAGATCGTCGCGGCCGTGGCCAAGACCTTCATCTGCATCGCCGACGCCAGCAAACTGGTGCCGGTACTCGGCGCATTCCCGCTGCCGGTGGAAGTCATCCCGATGGCCCGCAGCCACGTGGCTCGCGAACTGGTGAAACTGGGCGGCGACCCGGTGTACCGCGAAGGCGTGCTGACCGACAACGGTAACATCATCCTCGACGTGTTCAACATGCAGATCACCAATCCCGTTGAACTGGAGACTCAGATCAACGCGATCGTCGGCGTGGTCACCAACGGCTTGTTCGCCGCGCGTCCGGCGGATGTGCTGTTGCTGGG
This window harbors:
- the rpiA gene encoding ribose-5-phosphate isomerase RpiA, which encodes MTQDQLKQAVAQAAVDLILPKLDDKSIVGVGTGSTANCFIDALAQHKGAFDGAVASSEATAARLKGHGIPVYELNTVSNLEFYVDGADESDEHLNLIKGGGAALTREKIVAAVAKTFICIADASKLVPVLGAFPLPVEVIPMARSHVARELVKLGGDPVYREGVLTDNGNIILDVFNMQITNPVELETQINAIVGVVTNGLFAARPADVLLLGTTEGVKTLKA